A genomic segment from Amycolatopsis camponoti encodes:
- a CDS encoding amidohydrolase, translated as MEWHEELHERADERIERLDERLWAVATALHERPELSYEEHAAAERLTTELAADGFEIETGVGGLPTAFVARAGTGRPCVALLLEYDALPGLGHACGHNLIAAAGLGAALAAKEILADSPGSLLAVGCPAEERGGGKVALAEAGVFDDVDAALTVHPGVHSWSWAPLTAQVELKVTFHGRAAHPAGDPGQGVDALAALIQAFGAVAALRQRLPASSHVQGIITHGGEATNIVPDRAEGRFGLRALTTAALDRLAEDVGACAEGAALATGAKVDVERLGRGFAHFRDNPVLSERFTEHLAARGIHATPPAPGVYPGSSDIGDVSVRVPTIHPFVAIAAEEHAVHTEEFAAASAGERGRSAMLASAAALARTAIDLRTHPALVSRAWDYFRAMERNGR; from the coding sequence ATGGAGTGGCACGAAGAACTGCATGAGCGGGCGGACGAGCGGATCGAGCGGCTGGACGAACGGCTGTGGGCGGTGGCCACCGCACTGCACGAGCGGCCGGAACTGTCCTATGAGGAACACGCGGCCGCCGAACGCCTGACCACCGAGCTGGCCGCGGACGGCTTCGAGATCGAGACCGGTGTCGGCGGCCTGCCCACGGCGTTCGTCGCGCGGGCCGGGACCGGGCGGCCGTGCGTCGCGCTGCTGCTGGAGTACGACGCGCTGCCCGGGCTCGGCCACGCGTGCGGGCACAACCTGATCGCCGCGGCCGGGCTCGGCGCCGCCCTCGCCGCCAAGGAGATCCTGGCCGACAGCCCGGGGTCGCTGCTCGCCGTGGGCTGCCCCGCCGAAGAACGCGGCGGCGGCAAGGTCGCCTTGGCCGAGGCCGGCGTCTTCGACGACGTCGACGCGGCCCTGACGGTCCACCCCGGCGTCCACTCGTGGTCGTGGGCACCGCTGACCGCGCAGGTCGAGCTGAAGGTGACCTTCCACGGTCGCGCGGCGCACCCGGCCGGCGATCCCGGGCAGGGCGTCGACGCCCTCGCCGCGCTGATCCAGGCGTTCGGCGCGGTCGCGGCCCTGCGCCAGCGGCTGCCCGCGAGCTCCCACGTCCAGGGCATCATCACCCACGGCGGCGAGGCGACGAACATCGTCCCCGACCGCGCCGAAGGCCGCTTCGGGCTCCGAGCGCTGACGACCGCGGCGCTGGACCGCCTGGCCGAGGACGTCGGCGCCTGCGCCGAGGGCGCGGCGCTGGCGACCGGCGCGAAGGTCGACGTCGAACGCCTAGGGCGCGGGTTCGCGCACTTCCGCGACAACCCGGTGCTGTCGGAGCGGTTCACCGAACACCTGGCGGCACGCGGGATCCACGCGACACCACCCGCGCCGGGGGTGTACCCGGGTTCGTCGGACATCGGGGACGTGAGCGTCCGGGTCCCGACGATCCACCCGTTCGTGGCGATCGCGGCGGAGGAGCACGCGGTGCACACGGAAGAGTTCGCGGCCGCGTCGGCCGGCGAGCGCGGCCGGTCGGCGATGCTGGCCTCGGCGGCCGCGCTGGCCCGCACGGCGATCGACCTGCGGACGCACCCCGCGCTGGTCAGCCGGGCCTGGGACTACTTTCGCGCGATGGAGCGGAACGGGCGCTGA
- a CDS encoding TauD/TfdA dioxygenase family protein, whose amino-acid sequence MTTIGTDVRKLTGRIGAEIIGLDPAGDLDAAQVAFLTDALYEHKALVFRNTDLDDDGQLRFAARFGELTKAHPTVPAAEGAPTILPVDSELGRANHWHTDVTFVLNPPKASTLRSLVVPPYGGETLIANAAAAYRDLPEPLRAFADTLRAVHTNDYDYVQPPETVDEREQARRAQFVSRKYRTVHPVVRVHPVTGERGLFIGGFAQRIEGLSVSESRDLLRLLQSYVTRPENIVRVAWEPNQLVLFDNRITQHYAIDNYDGLPRRLNRVTVAGDVPAGIDGRPSESREGDASHYTSVA is encoded by the coding sequence ATGACCACCATCGGCACCGACGTCCGCAAGCTGACCGGGAGGATCGGCGCCGAGATCATCGGCCTCGACCCCGCCGGGGATCTCGACGCCGCCCAGGTGGCCTTCCTCACCGACGCCCTGTACGAGCACAAGGCGCTGGTGTTCCGGAACACCGACCTTGACGACGACGGCCAGCTGCGGTTCGCCGCCCGCTTCGGCGAGCTGACCAAGGCGCACCCGACGGTGCCCGCCGCCGAAGGCGCGCCGACGATCCTGCCGGTCGACAGCGAGCTGGGCCGGGCCAACCACTGGCACACCGACGTCACGTTCGTGCTCAACCCGCCGAAGGCCAGCACGCTGCGCAGCCTCGTGGTGCCGCCCTACGGCGGGGAGACACTGATCGCGAACGCCGCCGCGGCCTACCGGGACCTGCCGGAGCCGCTGCGGGCGTTCGCGGACACGCTGCGGGCGGTGCACACCAACGACTACGACTACGTCCAGCCGCCGGAGACGGTGGACGAGCGGGAGCAGGCGCGGCGGGCCCAGTTCGTCTCGCGCAAGTACCGGACCGTGCACCCCGTGGTGCGGGTGCACCCGGTGACCGGCGAGCGCGGCCTGTTCATCGGCGGGTTCGCGCAGCGGATCGAGGGGCTGTCGGTGAGCGAGTCCCGTGATCTGCTGCGGCTGCTGCAGTCCTACGTGACGCGCCCGGAGAACATCGTGCGCGTCGCGTGGGAGCCGAACCAGCTCGTGCTGTTCGACAACCGCATCACGCAGCACTACGCGATCGACAACTACGACGGCCTGCCGCGGCGCCTGAACCGCGTGACGGTGGCCGGCGACGTCCCGGCGGGCATCGACGGGCGGCCGAGCGAGTCCCGGGAAGGGGACGCCTCGCACTACACCTCGGTGGCGTGA
- a CDS encoding LLM class flavin-dependent oxidoreductase, producing MMHLNAFVMPNGHHEAAWRHPSTDPHRARTLQHYVDIARTAERGRLDSLFLADGVALWGNVKHNSHSHFEPLTLLSALAASTVHIGLIATASTTYNEPYHLARKFASLDHLSGGRAGWNIVTSAGIDEARNFNLAKRPAHAARYDRAEEFVEVVKKLWDSWDDDAALVDRATGVYADTDRIRPIAHDGEHFQVGGPLNVERPPQGYPLLVQAGSSETGKEYAARHAEAVFTAQQTYPEGKAFYDDVKGRLAKYGRAPEEIKILPGISPILGRTEAEAREREAELNALITPDYGLRQLSKMLDHDVTGYPLDGPLPDVGSFTEGGQSRFELVVGLARREDLTIRQLLERLAGGRGHRVFAGTPVQVADELEAWFTGGAADGFNVMPPTLPGGLDDFVDLVVPELQRRGLFRTEYSGTTLREHYGLARPVNRNRVKEPA from the coding sequence ATGATGCACCTCAACGCGTTCGTGATGCCGAACGGCCACCACGAAGCCGCGTGGCGGCACCCCTCCACCGACCCGCACCGGGCCCGGACGCTGCAGCACTACGTCGACATCGCCCGGACCGCCGAGCGCGGCAGGCTCGACTCGCTGTTCCTCGCCGACGGTGTCGCGCTGTGGGGCAACGTCAAGCACAACTCCCACAGCCACTTCGAGCCGTTGACGCTGCTGTCCGCCCTGGCCGCCAGCACGGTCCACATCGGACTCATCGCCACGGCGTCGACGACCTACAACGAGCCCTACCACCTGGCGCGCAAGTTCGCCTCGCTCGACCACCTCTCCGGCGGCCGCGCGGGCTGGAACATCGTCACGTCGGCGGGCATCGACGAGGCCCGGAACTTCAACCTGGCCAAGCGACCCGCGCACGCGGCCCGCTACGACCGGGCCGAGGAGTTCGTCGAGGTCGTCAAGAAGCTGTGGGACAGCTGGGACGACGACGCCGCGCTCGTCGACCGCGCGACCGGCGTCTACGCGGACACCGACCGGATCCGCCCGATCGCGCACGACGGCGAGCACTTCCAGGTCGGCGGGCCGCTCAACGTCGAACGCCCGCCCCAGGGGTACCCGCTGCTGGTGCAGGCGGGCTCGTCCGAGACCGGCAAGGAGTACGCGGCCCGGCACGCCGAAGCCGTCTTCACCGCTCAGCAGACTTATCCCGAGGGCAAGGCGTTCTACGACGACGTCAAGGGCCGGCTCGCGAAGTACGGCCGGGCGCCGGAGGAGATCAAGATCCTCCCCGGCATCTCGCCGATCCTCGGCCGCACCGAGGCCGAAGCCCGTGAGCGCGAGGCCGAGCTGAACGCGCTGATCACGCCGGACTACGGGCTGCGGCAGCTGTCGAAGATGCTCGACCACGACGTCACCGGCTACCCGCTGGACGGCCCGCTGCCCGACGTCGGCAGCTTCACCGAAGGCGGCCAGAGCCGGTTCGAGCTGGTCGTGGGCCTGGCCCGGCGCGAGGACCTGACCATCCGGCAGTTGCTCGAACGGCTGGCCGGCGGGCGCGGGCACCGCGTCTTCGCCGGGACGCCCGTCCAGGTCGCCGACGAGCTGGAGGCCTGGTTCACCGGCGGCGCGGCGGACGGCTTCAACGTCATGCCGCCCACCCTGCCCGGCGGGCTCGACGACTTCGTCGACCTCGTCGTGCCGGAACTGCAGCGGCGCGGGCTCTTCCGCACCGAGTACTCCGGCACCACCCTGCGCGAGCACTACGGCCTCGCGCGTCCCGTCAACCGCAACCGAGTGAAGGAGCCCGCATGA
- a CDS encoding hemerythrin domain-containing protein produces the protein MSTDAIVLLKNDHKTVEKLFKEFEKAGDEAYREKRRIADAIIEELTVHAYIEEEIFYPAAREAVPETKDHVLESVEEHHVVVWMLSELVDLDPHHETFDAKVTVLTENVRHHVEEEEDEWFPEVRSAMGRKRLQELGQRMIDARSAAPKNPLALKSAKA, from the coding sequence ATGTCGACCGACGCGATCGTGCTGCTGAAGAACGACCACAAGACCGTCGAGAAGCTGTTCAAGGAGTTCGAGAAGGCGGGGGACGAGGCGTACCGCGAGAAGCGCCGCATCGCCGACGCGATCATCGAAGAGCTGACGGTCCACGCGTACATCGAAGAGGAGATCTTCTACCCGGCCGCGCGCGAGGCCGTGCCGGAGACGAAGGATCACGTCCTGGAGAGCGTCGAGGAGCACCACGTGGTGGTGTGGATGCTTTCCGAGCTGGTCGACCTCGACCCGCACCACGAGACGTTCGACGCGAAGGTCACGGTGCTGACGGAGAACGTCCGCCACCACGTCGAGGAGGAAGAGGACGAGTGGTTCCCCGAGGTCCGCTCCGCGATGGGCCGCAAGCGGCTGCAGGAGCTGGGGCAGCGGATGATCGACGCCCGCTCGGCCGCGCCGAAGAACCCGCTGGCGCTGAAGAGCGCGAAGGCCTAG
- a CDS encoding carboxylate-amine ligase, with amino-acid sequence MNADVLTFGIEEEFFVVDRRGHLSQAGDDVVDAAEAAADGRGELQHELNLSQAEAATDICSTHAEALRQVSGLRDDLARAARARGYRLLPAGAPPLSEVDPPRITPNPRYQRMAEHFGATAWTSLTCGCHVHVAIPGKESGIHVLNSVRPWLPALLTITANSAVVDGYDTGYASWRYHQWSRWPSAGPPPRFASLDEYESIVDGWLRSGAILDRGMVYWDVRLSEKQPTLEFRISDVAATPVEAVLLGVLARGLVATALADDARPPELSNEVLRGQLWRASKEGVTGSCPHPRTGDLQPSKTVLDDLIELIAPALEAAGDLDFARETTARLIAEGGGSDRQRRAFAEKNRAEAVVDLLTGG; translated from the coding sequence GTGAACGCAGACGTGCTGACCTTCGGCATCGAAGAGGAGTTCTTCGTCGTCGACCGGCGTGGCCACCTCTCTCAGGCCGGCGACGACGTCGTCGACGCCGCGGAAGCCGCGGCCGACGGGCGGGGCGAGTTGCAGCACGAGCTGAACCTGTCCCAGGCGGAGGCCGCCACGGACATCTGCAGCACGCACGCCGAAGCGCTGCGCCAGGTGAGCGGCCTGCGCGACGACCTCGCCCGCGCGGCCCGCGCCCGCGGCTACCGGCTGCTGCCCGCGGGCGCGCCCCCGCTGTCCGAAGTGGACCCGCCGCGCATCACGCCCAACCCGCGCTACCAGCGGATGGCCGAACACTTCGGCGCGACCGCGTGGACCTCGCTCACCTGCGGCTGCCACGTCCACGTCGCGATCCCCGGCAAGGAAAGCGGGATCCACGTCCTCAACAGCGTCCGGCCGTGGCTGCCCGCGCTGCTGACGATCACCGCGAACTCGGCCGTCGTCGACGGCTACGACACCGGCTACGCCAGCTGGCGCTACCACCAGTGGAGCCGGTGGCCTTCGGCCGGGCCGCCGCCGCGGTTCGCGTCGCTCGACGAGTACGAGAGCATCGTCGACGGCTGGCTGCGCTCGGGCGCGATCCTGGACCGCGGAATGGTCTATTGGGACGTCCGGCTGTCGGAAAAGCAGCCGACGCTCGAATTCCGCATCTCCGACGTCGCCGCCACGCCCGTGGAGGCGGTGCTGCTGGGAGTGCTGGCCCGCGGCCTCGTCGCGACGGCGCTGGCCGACGACGCCCGGCCGCCGGAGCTGTCGAACGAGGTGCTGCGCGGGCAGCTCTGGCGGGCGTCGAAAGAAGGGGTGACCGGCTCGTGCCCGCATCCGCGGACCGGCGACCTGCAGCCCTCGAAGACGGTGCTCGACGATCTGATCGAGCTGATCGCGCCCGCGCTGGAAGCGGCGGGGGATCTCGATTTCGCGCGGGAGACGACGGCCCGGCTCATCGCCGAAGGCGGCGGTTCCGACCGGCAACGGCGTGCGTTCGCGGAGAAGAACCGGGCGGAAGCCGTCGTGGACCTGCTGACCGGCGGCTAG